One Watersipora subatra chromosome 4, tzWatSuba1.1, whole genome shotgun sequence genomic window carries:
- the LOC137394464 gene encoding leucine-rich repeat-containing protein 74B-like — protein sequence MAPDIFNEQEWDTDLDDEEEGLDTGPPFRGLYRSICDKHGCHPNSYFVRHIEEKELRMKHRGFTKQESTALGEILRSIICVDTLDLEDNWLRNVGCKQLCKMLSDNDNIHEMDLSQNQLGMEAANHLSRMLKSNQSLQSLSLSANGFEDNIAAILAEALEDCRLKRLRLSKNQFGDRTGTILGSVLAANDYIEVLDVSWNMIRGAGTTILAKGLKENIRLRSLDLSWNGLGEKGGIALADALLVNSTLTELDISANRLNNNVAIKFAKVINSNDALQILRLNDNPISTSGAITLITALLNTSNHALEHLGLQGNPVEYEFLRTLRELQTERKVTVTYGTVLRSGNTTQDLGKPAIGPAGPTKPVLIMEENLIINNTKRLQELFTKYYITAAEKGMCNPEELIECLKIMSPGLNMKQLSSVVQSIPRNHHNLIPLRGLFESKDCKIPAR from the exons ATGGCTCCAGATATATTCAATGAACAGGAGTGGGATACAGATTTGGATGATGAGG AAGAGGGTCTAGATACTGGGCCACCCTTCAGAGGTCTGTACAGAAGCATCTGCGACAAACATGGTTGCCATCCCAACAGCTACTTCGTGAGGCATATCGAGGAGAAGGAGCTGCGTATGAAGCACCGCGGATTTACCAAGCAAGAAAGCACTGCCCTCGGTGAAATTCTCCGA TCTATCATCTGTGTGGATACACTAGATTTAGAAGACAATTGGCTGAGAAATGTTGGATGCAAACAACTGTGTAAGATGTTGTCAGACAATGATAATATCCATGAGATG GATTTATCCCAAAATCAATTGGGGATGGAAGCAGCCAATCATCTTAGTCGAATGCTCAAGTCTAACCAATCTTTACAATCCCTTTCCTTGTCAGCCAATGGATTCGAGGATAACATCGCTGCAATACTGGCGGAGGCTCTAGAG GACTGTCGACTTAAGAGATTACGGCTGAGCAAAAATCAATTTGGGGATAGAACTGGAACTATACTCGGGAGCGTCCTCGCAGCAAATGATTACATAGAAGTTTTGGATGTGAGCTGGAACATGATACGGGGAGCCGGAACTACGATCTTAGCCAAGGGTTTGAAG GAGAACATAAGACTGAGATCTTTAGATTTATCTTGGAATGGCCTGGGAGAGAAGGGTGGCATCGCGCTGGCCGATGCCCTCCTTGTCAACAGTACTCTCACCGAACTGGACATCTCCGCTAACCGTTTAAACAACAATGTAGCTATCAAGTTTGCAAAAGTAATCAACAGCAATGACGCTTTACAGATCTTGCGG CTGAATGATAATCCGATTAGCACATCAGGTGCTATAACTCTGATCACAGCCTTGCTCAACACCTCCAACCACGCATTAGAGCATCTTGGCTTACAG GGCAATCCTGTTGAATACGAGTTCCTACGCACGTTGCGTGAACTTCAAACTGAACGAAAAGTGACAGTTACCTATGGTACTGTTCTAAGATCAGGAAATACAACTCAGGACCTCGGTAAACCAGCAATCGGCCCTGCAGGACCAACCAAGCCAGTGCTGATCATGGAGGAAAACTTaatcataaacaatacaaaaCGGCTACAAGAGCTCTTCACCAAATATTACATAACTGCAGCTGAAAAGGGGATGTGTAACCCTGAAGAGCTCATTGAATGTCTGAAG ATCATGTCACCAGGGCTGAACATGAAGCAACTGAGCAGTGTGGTTCAGAGCATACCAAGGAATCACCATAATCTCATACCACTTAG AGGTTTATTTGAGTCCAAAGATTGCAAGATACCTGCACGCTAA